CTGAAGAGGCCCCTCACAGCCTACAAGGGAGATACGCTTCCTGGGTCACCGACTTTATGTATTCTGATTACACAAACACCTAAAAACACATCGCCTGCTCAAAACTTCAGGAATCTATTTTAGTTCTATCGGACCCTTTATTATAATCTCAGACAAGAGGAGGACTGGTCAAACCCACATTAGTTTAAATTCTAGCGAAGACCGCAAGGTCTCAAAAGATACCAAACATGTCAGGGTGAAGTATAGTGAAATGCGCATAAGTTGATGATATCAAAACTTTCCAACTGTATGTAATAGTGCAGCCTGAAATATTGATTGctaattttgtaattttatatAGTTCAATGAAGTGCAACAAGTGGATACACTGCCTGAAATTCAGGAAGACAAGCTGGAACTATCAGGAGTAGACACACAGTGCAAAGGCCATTTTTACATCCCTGAAATCATCACATTCAAATAGATTGCTACTTTAATTAGCACAGGTATGTCTCAATAGTAAACAACAAGCGTGTTGACCGAGGTGTGAGGCTGACATCTCTAGAAACAAGAGAAGAGTGTATTTTTAGTTTGAACTGGTGCAAAAAGCCAGGGGCAGTTCATGTAGGCATAAACTCGAAAGTGTCCCTGCTTTAACTGGCTCAGGTACCAAAGGACAAATGTGCTTACACAGAGTGGAAGTCCCCCCCGAACCTGAAACCAGGTGCTCCGCTTGTCAACACGAGTAATTCTCACCTCCTGGTCACCTCCCACCTCGCCCACCTTATCTCTAACAGGCAAGCCAGCCAGGCTGAATCCTGAAGCCCGGTCTGGTCAACATCACCCACACTGTGATATAGAGGTCTGTTCATATACTGCAGGTCAGCGTGTTCTCACATCATGTTCATTCAAACTGGAACTCTGAATGTTAGCACAGAGGTTTACAGTTCCTGACCTGTGTATGACTTCGCTTCAGCAGGTAAAATGTTTAACTGAAAAACTTCACTTcaattacaaaaacactgattttctttttacccTGCCCCTAGTGGCATCCGGCCATGCTGGGTTTTATCCATCTATGAGATCACTAACTCCACCTGAATACAATGGAGGTGAATAAAATTTGGTTTGAGGCGCTTACAGCactaaaaaattaaaaaagaattcAGGAGTAACATGTCTTTCCAAAAACAATCTTTTGAATACGCTGGATAGTCCATGCAGTTCACTGTCAATagttaaaatgaagaaaaagtcCCCATGAAAAATGTAGAACACAATTTAAGTTACATTCACCTCCATTATAAAAGGAGAAAACCCATAGAAACCCCCCTCAAAACACTCTTCTTGAGTACCACCAGAGgtgacaatttattttttttatatatatatatataatttggGTTGACTGACCCTTTAATCAAGATGAAAATGACTTGGCTCACCACTGGCAGCACCAACTACTTTATGGTGGCCAACTTTTCCTGTGTATGCTTTTCAGTATCTGAGAGGATAGCAGGACTCACATTACAGTGCACACGTAATAACGAAGGTGTTTATGGAAGAATACAGATGTCAACAACTCTATCAAGCCTATAAACTCCAAGGATAACAAAAAAGTTATTCCTTGACTAGTCAGGTTCTTTGCCAAGCCAAAATCTTAGAGAATCACTGGAAAATCAGTTGTGGGTATTTGCTGTTTAATGCTGGCTGAAGACACCATTACTTAATTTCCAAACACTCTGAGAACAAGACCATGGTAATGGAAAAGGGGGACAATCTTGTACACTCTGTGTCCTAACAATCTCTCCATCATTATTGATAGCTGATATCATATTTGATATATCTGAAAATTCAGTTGATTAGGTCACTCAGTAAAAGTAACGACTTGAAGAATCACTGGTTTGATAAGTTAATTAACATCCAGCGATCGTTAATGAACCAACTAAAAATATGCAAACGTATGGATAAAGAGATAAACGAACAAAAATTGTTGGCTGAAGAATAAATTCTTCACATGATAATCAGAATAATGAAATTCAACACTTAAAACCTCAAACCttttaaacaaatgtgtatGAGAAGTCCTTAAAGTGCATTTTCCCTACCTGACGAGCGGCTGGGGGTTTCCTGTGACTCTGCACTCCAGACGAATGGGGCTTCCTTCTGCCACCTCCTGACTCTTCAGCTTctggaggaaacaaggaggagacAGCGGTCCATATGAGGTTGGAGCTCCAGAGTGCTGGTACATCGCAGAAGCTGCCACTCCCAACGGGCCTCCGGGCTGAGGCTCCAGGCTCATGGCCGGCTGACTGTACTGTGCCTGCTCCTGTTGGCTGGGAGGCACAGAGGGAACAGAGGCTGAGCCCTGAGGGACTGGTCGCCGACTCCTCGGGGACAGATAGCCACTGTCAGGAGAGGAGGagtcctcctccacctgcgGCTCCAGGTGGGCAGAGCCTTTGAAGATGGATGACAGCTCCTCGATGAACGTGGCAGCTCGGCTACAGAACTCTGTGGCTGACCCTGCTCGATCGTTCAGCTCCAGGCCTTCATGAAGCAGCCGGGGTTTATCCTGCTTATACACTGGCTGGACTGGTTTGCGGACAACCTTCTCAGCAGAGGATGGAGCCTCACTGGACACTTGTACAGGTTTACTGAGGGGTACATTCTGGCTGGATGAGGCTTCAACTGCTGCACTGTCATCCAAGCAGGGGGATTTGGTCTGATGCTGCAGTTTTGAGCTTGTGGTGAGGTTTTCAGTAGTCTGGGGGGGCAAGGGGAGAGAAGGGACATGTTGGAGAGCCTGCTCCTGGGGCGTAGGATTAGAGGGGCCTGGATCTTCAGATTCAACTTGGTCACCAAAGGCCTCTCGGGCCAGGTCCAGGCTATGGTTAATCTCTTCTGCACTTAAGAAGGCAGTAAGATCTGCAAAGTCTCCATCTCCAGAATCCAGCGCTGTCACTGAGTCCAGGTAGAGTTCCCCATCAGAGGACGCTTCAGAAAACATCCCTCCATCGCCCTCCAAAGACCTGCCTCCTGCCGGGTccttcagcagcagagaaatgGGGAGCGGCTGATTCCAACTCCCGTCCTGCATCCTGAAATACACATTCACAACAAGCtaattacacacatttacactgtAGACACTACAGTTTACACTGTGTACATGAGATAACTATCAGTTTAAAGGGAAATGACAAACAAGAGGAGTCAAGCTTAAAATATAGACTTCACAATACTGGCTCATCTGCTCTCGCAGCCATAGCCGGCAGGATGACTCAGGCTGGCGCTGTCTGGACACAGTTGGTGGGTATTAGCAAAGGCCTTAACTGAGGTCATGGTGAACATGACTGGCATTTCTTACTCACTGTGTTTCCAACAGGACATTGTACCCCATCACTCTTTACCCTCTTTACCCACTGTTCTTTGGTGTACTCACCTCTACAGCTAACttaccaactattttgataaattaatattcgtttgtcattttttaagcaaaaatgtcaaacatttgcagatTCCAGCGtcttaaatgtcaggatttgctgattttctttgttacgtatgatagtaaatgaaggtcctttgggttttggactgttgatgggTTTTGgtcaaaagaagcaatttgaagatgtcactctgggctctgggaaattttgatgagcattttttacaattatttgACAATTTATAGACTATATGATTATTGTGGAAATGGTTTCATGAAAACGATTAACgggaaagaaaataatcattcatTGCAGCTCCACTCACctcacacattttaaattccACATCACAGATTTACATCTTTCCTCATTAAAGCTGTATCATTTTGTGAACAAGAGATGGAGAGTCTTCACATAGATGCCAGGACATTTTAAACCATAATCCAAATATAAATGTGAACACAGCGTTTAGTATGCACTGTACATTTAGGTCACGATGCATCCGTACATACAAGTTTATAAATCAAACTAGGTCACACGCACATGTAGTTTAAAACAGTTCTACTACCTCTGTGATCTGTCACGCTACACCTTGACTCTAGATGTATAGCATGTTTTGAAGCTGTTGGTGTAGATACACGCATGACGCAGTGTGACACTCAGTGCCTCATGGCGTCCTGAAGACcagctgttgttatttttaatctccTGGGCTatgtttcacagcagcagcacaaactcACCCACCCTGAGCTCAAGAAAGAAACCACtgccttcaaacacacacaggtacaacTGGTCATGCACAAACAGTTGCTGGGTTAACGCATTCAACAGACGAGACGAGGCCAGACTATGTATTATCTCAAGGAAACAATAACAACGAAACAGGGCTCATTAAATATGAATGtggaaaatgttaaacattgaGACTGATTGACAGAATGTTAACAACTGTCAGCGCTGTCAAAGTTTCCACTCACTTCTATCCTTTCCAAGATTTGAAAAGCGTTTTTAAGTTAACTTTAATATTAACTTAATACtttaacagtattttttatactttttacaaaaaagtttaaaatgaaaaggaaCCCAAATATCCTTAAAAGAACATGATAAAGaatatattatacatttattgtaatgtttaaatattactgATACTGTATAGAACCACCACATTGAAAAACTCTTGAGCTGTTACACTGAATGATCTAAGTCATATTATTGATAAGCAATCAACATccaatcaataaaaacagagcaaaactAACCTTAAAGTGGGCTATCTGTCCAAACGCTTCCTCCTGGTTTTGTGCTTCCAGGTTTGTCTCGTTTATTAGTCACAATGAGccaaaaagaagcttctcttTCCAGAAGAGCAGCCTTATTGGTCAGACAGTCAGCAGGATCTCTCAGGTTCAGGGTCCAATTGCGTACTGCCTCTGCAGTGGCCTGCTGTCCCATCTGTCCCGGTCTCTAACTGCTCACTGTGTGGGGCTATATTTGGCCCCGGCTCAGGTTTCACAGCCAGAATACTGGCAAGCAGAGAGAGTGTTATGGTAGTCCAGAGGAACAGAAGGTAGTGGTGACATTTTTACAGAAccagtgttttttaattaaacatggAAAACAGTGCATCCATGTATTATCTTACACCACACAGCCACTAATAATAAGCTACACAGTTGGGGTTCATGCGACACTCAGAGGCTCTCAATGTGCATTGGCCACACTTAACCACAGGTTTGGATAAAGAAAAGATAACAAACATCTTGCTGAATATGTCCTTTACTGGCTGGGTTATGGTTTGTCAGGTGAAGACGTCTTTTAATTTGACACAGTGAAGTGACAGCAGCTCCTCAGTGTTGCCAAGGTGTCCAGCGGAGTTAACCCAATGACCCCAGACCACCCACTTATCAGCCTCATCTATGGGTAAGTTATCTTAAAAGGGGACCAAGAGCATTTTGCAAAGACTAGTGCTTTGTGGCTTTGTCAAGGTCAAAGCTGCTCACATGGAGCATGTTCAGATTAAATTAAGGTACAGACATGTCGTATTTTAAACTCTCTGCTATCCAAAAAAAGACATCCAGAATGGTCTCCTTTGAATACCAGAAAATAGATGTCTCAGACTAACGACAAAATGGGGGGTCAGAAGGATAACAGACAGTCGAGGACCATGCAGCCTCACTTGGTCTATTTCGAGGCCACTATCACATTTTATGCTCTCAGAGCTATTCTAGTTCTTCATCAATGTACTGATTACAGTGAAGTGCCAGTGATAAGTTTCCACTGTAATAACTAtctacttcacacacacacacacacacacacacacaggctaagAAGTAATCTTCTAAAATTCTACTCACTTGTCACAGTACCCCAAATAATAACTGATGGTAACACATCCTTTAAAAATAACTGCATTATTTATGGTGACTTCTAAAGCAGACAGATCTTGCATCTGTGATTTATGTAAGAATAGTACTGGaacttttccaacattttatactgtatgtttccaCCACAACTCTATTCCCCCCATCACACATTAGGTTTACATGTCGCCTGCATTCAGTATTTATAGTGTTTCTATAGATAAGAGACTCTGAGACTTCATTTGCAAAGGCCAAAGGCCATGGCATCTTGACACACAATGGGTAGATTATGCTTGAAAAGAAGAATATATATGATAGTCTGTATTATTACAGCTGTGGAGATAACATAGGTTGTGCTGCGGAGCCTTTTTTACCTGTAATATCAATGGTGGTTTAGCAAACAAATCTTTTTCCAGTGGTTCAGTTTTATAATGGCCATTTTCATACTAAACTTTTATACATACATACCCCTTCTTGGCCATTAAAAAcatatctatttattttttcccacaGTTTGATCCTTCCAGATAGTATCAGCGTGACTTGCTGAAGTCTGGATATAACAAATCATCCCCATACAATCAAGCTCAACGACTGATTTGGCTGCTGCTCTGAATgcagcagtgtctctttccaAGAAGCCTAAAATGACAAGCCTGTGATGCCTGGAGGTCTGTGGAGTACTCAGGGTGAACCTTGCTGTCAGCAGTTCCATTGAAAACTTCTGCTGTTCCCTCTGACGATCAATTAAACTTAATGATATCAGCCTGAAAATCACAAGGAATTATCTGTTGTGGGGAAAGAAGTCAgcagtatgaatttgaaagatGTGTGAGCGTCCTTTCATATTGAACAGACGGGGAACAGTATCCGACAGTAATACTCCAAGCTGTCAGGATGTGCTTTACCTGCTATAATGGAGCTGGATTTAagacaaatatgataaaatagcGATTTATATTTAGCCTATAAATGAATGAGCATACTTTCTTCCAAAAGTCcataatattcaaaatgaaaagtctctcacaaatataatattttttatggATAGAAATAACAGTAGCCTAGTtggttgtgttaataaagacataaaaacacaaacatatgtgcTGTTGTCccagtttaaaaatataactagacagtcatgaaatttggatttCACTTCTACAACACAACATCTTCAGATAAAACGTTgctttttggacattttatgatttttagCCTACTTGCTTGCATCAATTAATATCAGTATCATTGTGATAGCTCtaacaacataaaaagaaaacatttaagacAGAGGAGTAGTTAGACGTTACACACTTAGATAAAACTTTCCAaagttttactttaaaataaaaatactagAAGGCAATAAACACTCACAACAACAAACCACTCACCGAGTTACTTACATTTTGAGGGTTGGGGGTTTTGCAATTAACCCTCCTGTATGTAAAACCAGCGTTAGGCCAGCAGAGAGCCCCATTTTGACTGTAAAACGCTCCCAAACAATAAACTATTACAAGAAGATAAACTTTAGAGCTTCATGCTTCAGTATTTTTAAGAAAGCTTCGTTTCGCCCATCAATAATTCATCCTTCAACCACTTTTTGTGTCTCACATTTACGAATCGCGTTTTCCCTCCGAGCAATTCTGTCTTATCGCGGCTGCCGTCGCTCCTCGATGATTGGTCGCAGGGAAAATATGGCGCCGTCAGCGTAATTGTGAAAACATCACGAAGAAAACTTAAATCTAGTGTTTCGCAGGGCAGAGTGTGTTTGACGcgtttaaatgtaaaatacgCCGTGTTGCAGTTGTAATTTCGCCGCCCGTAATGTCCAAAGTTAGCCATGGGAGTTTAGCTACATTAGCTACGTCGGCTTGCTAACAAACCTGCTAGCATACAGTAACATCTAGCATTTAAACAGAGGGCTGTCAACTCCAAACGGTAAGGCTCCACTTATTAGCACGGACTGTTCGTTTAGCCTGTGTTGTTTAGGTTGTGGCTAGCGCTAATGTTACCCGCCTACTGCACACTTTGACATTTACACGCCAGATCCTACCGTGCCATCTTTAATTGTCTTGTTTTGCACAAGACAGTCCAAAATAGTCAATTCACAATGATGAAGGATAAAGAAAGCCAGCAAATGAACGTAATCATTCAAATGTAGCAGGTCGTCCAGCTCTATCCTACTAtatgaaaagacagagacacagctgtacACATAACAAGGGGCTCAACTGTCTTGTCTTCTTCAATCACCAATAACAGTGTTACATAATCATTAAGACATTTACTAACTATCCTAAGTTTAGCCATCCGAATTAACTTCCTGtacatgtatttattaaaaCTTTTCATACTTTCCAGACCACAACATGCCTGCCTTCCGGCAAGTGGGAGAGAAGCAGCTTCCTAACCCTGTCCTGTGTATGGCATGGTCTCCTAAAAGGGATCTTATTGCTCTGGCCAACACAACTGGAGAGGTAGGTTTGAAATCCTTTATTAATTCCTGACACATGTCTTGGTATCATGTATAGCTTTGTAATTGTATGGTTGATGTTTGACCATAGTTGCTGCTACACCGCTTGGCTAGTTTCCAGCGTGTTTGGAGCTTACCACCCAGTGAGTGCACTGGGAAAGAGATCACTGCACTTGCCTGGCGACCTGATGGCAAAAGTAAGGAATGACTACATCTTTCTCTTGATAGTTGTCTACTTGTTGATGGAAGCATGAAgctgtttatacattttatcCTCCTTTTTACTCCCCAGTATTGGCCTTCAGCCTTGGAGACACCAAGCAGGTGGTCCTGTGTGGTGTTGAGAAAGCAGAGATCCTCCACGTCTTTCCAATGCAGCACCCTGTGACCTGCATGCATTggatggaggtgacagaggaGAACAGGTATGTGTGAGGCTCATGGATCAAATCAGTGGCACAAAGGATGTCTGACTTTCAAGAATAATGTGGATGTTTGCTCTTTTAATGTGTTGCAGTGCCCTCAGCTCTTTCTACaactcagaggatgaatccaaaCTTTTTCTTCCCAAATTACCAACACTGCCCAAGAGGTAACATCAACATCCATTACACATCAGGTTATAAGACAGCAACTCCTGGGTTGATTGAATAACATTAgctaaaactgttgtttttcccCAGCTACAGCACAACTTCAAAAATCTTCAGGTGAGGCAGTATTTTAATGCATAACTCATTAGTCTGATATCAGTTGACTACTGTATGTTTTGCTTGAGATAGCAGCCATGATCTATCTGTGTTACAGTGAGGAAAAGTCTGACGAGATAATGAATCTCCTGGGAGAAGTCAGGTAAATGAGGCCTCTTCAGTCTGCGACTTTTTAATCCATGCTACTTTTTAAGTTAAAGCTGTGAATGATTACATCACCCATTTTGTTTCCATTCAGGCTGAATGTACTTGTTCTTGGAGGAGATGCTGGCTTTGTGGAGCTTTATGCCTACGGGATGTACAAGATTGCCACTTTAACAGGGGTAAGGTTCTTTCCTTTATTTGTATGATTTGTCAGTTATATCTTCTAAAAGAGTTAATAAATCAACTGATATATTTgtcactgaaaaaatattttcaccaAAAATTCCACTCAAACCTACTACAGAGGTTTTTAAAACGGTCTCAATCTAATGCTAAAGTCTCTACATGACCTACAgaagcaaatgagaccatcagcaaACCCCTTGTCCAAAAAAGTCCAATATTAAGCCTCTGAAGAATTCAGCAACacatttaatgattattttcttgtaaTGACACTACAGGTATCAGGAACCTGTCGCAGCCTGAGTTTGTCCAGTGACCTTAAGTCTTTGTCCGTCATCACAGAAGTCAGGTCTGCTGACAACAACCCTGAGATCTGCTACATTCAGGTGAGATGGATGATTTGGATTCATTTACCAGTTCTTTTAAATCTGCGTTTTCTTTATTTGCTAATTTAATTGTCCATCTTTGTCTTCCAGTTAGACACAGGGTTGTTatcagactgtctgtctgaggtAACCAGGATGGCACGCAAGTTCACCCACATCTCCACCCTGCTGCAGTACCTGCACCTCTCGCTCACATGTATGTGTGAAGCCTGGGAGGACATCCTCATGCAGATGGATCTCAGACTCACTAAGTTTGTTCAGGTCAGTAGTCGTGTGGTCTGTAGTATAAATTGGCTGAAATTAGAGCGAACAGtaaattgtttatttctgctcttcgtaggaaaaaaacacaaacactcaagtTCAAGATGAGTTTCTGGAGCTCTTGCTGTGGGGACAATCAAGgtaggaaaacatttttgttgtgaGTGTTCGCTCATTATCATGTTGCAATGTTTGGTGTGTCCTGTAGATGGAGTCAGAATATCTTGGGTTAATTAATCTCATTTTTCTTCCTATTGGCTCTTTGCTTTCATGCAGTCCTGAACTGCAGGCTCTTCTCATGAACCAGCTGACTGTTAAGGTGAGAGTAAGAGTGGTGTGAATGCTCCTTTTTATGTGTACTTCAGATAAGATTTCCTGACACTGGCAAACACATcttgtttgattgtttgttgtctgtatattatattttcatCACAGGGCTTAAAGAAGCTCGGACAGTCCATTGAGTCCTCCTACTCCAGCATCCAGAAGCTGGTGATCAGCCACCTGCAGAGGTATTTTCAGCCTTTCACTTCTCATCACTTCTCCTTCACCTGGTACCTGAGATCTTTCAGTTCaaatctctccctctgtttctctatGGCTACAGTGGCTCTGAGGCTCTGTTGTATCACCTCAGCGAGGTGAAAGGCATGTGCCTGTGGAAGCAGAAGTTCGAGCCCCTTGGTCTGGATTCAGCAGCTATAGAAGGTACAGCGCCTGTAACCTGCATtattaataaaacatcagatattgaatcaacaacatcaacaggtgtgttttatgttttcaggtGCCATCACAGCAGTGGGTTCATTCTCTCTGAAAGCCAATGAACTTCTGCAGTGAGTGATTCATTTTTTGAGTAATTAACTTCTTGTCTATCAACAATTATGAAGTTTTTTGTGTAAATTGTATAtctgctgttattttgtcattCAGGGTGATTGACAAGAGTATGAAGAACTTTAAGGCCTTTTTTCGGTGGTTGTATGTAGGTAAGAATAAAGATTACAAAGCAAAgaataaagtttaaattaaagtataaagttttaaagtttgCTTTTATTCacaatgactgtttttttttctttacagctaTGCTAAGGATGTGTGAGGAGCATGTACCTCCAGAACTCAACAAGGTTAGTTATCAAAGGTGCTGTTAGACATTTGTTTCTAGACAAGTGTTCCTGAAATGaacactttcattttcataGAATTTTAACATGTTTGGTTAATCCCTTAGATGACTCAGAAGGACATTGCCTTTGttgctgacttcctgtctgagcaCTTCAGTGAGGTGAGATCAGTGTAATGACTCGGCAATAATGGTGAATACATTTTCAACATATTTATAGCTGTTCACAGACTGCTCTCTCTCACAGAATGAAGAACTCTTTGATCGTAAAGGGAAGTACTTCAACGTAGAACGAGTTGGTCAGGTAGGTGGTTTTGACTTGCATACCTTCAGGTGTTTTTGAATGGAGCTGCTGTCTTACAACAGTTTTGGTTTCTCTTTTATCTTGACATTTACAGTACCTtaaggatgaggatgaggaccTTGTGTCTCCGCCCAACACTAAGGGGAACCAGTGGCTGAAGTTTTTACAGGAGAGCACGCACCTGAAGGGTGAATTATGATCTTGACTTTATAAGTGCAGAAAATTTGCTAATAATAATTACTGTCTTtataactttgtttttcaaaatgagGTAAAAGGTTAGCTTGGCACCACCACAACTAACagataaaatgtttgacatgtttatcTAGAGAGCCCTTTGCTGTTTCCTTCATATCCCCAAAAGTCTTTGCACTTCGTCAAGAGGATGATGGAGAGCGTGATCGAGCAGTGTCTACAGAAACCTGCAGTGAGTTTTGTGTGCTGAGTATATTCAAAGTATTTAGCCACAAATGTCAGCGACCCTCACACACAAAGTCTGGATATGTAGCTTTAAGATAAACCTGAAGAACAGGAACAATATTGCCCATTCTGTGTAGATCGAAAGCCCTTCTGCTGCATTTTTACACAACAATAGTGTTACCACAATACAGCTTTTTTGGCTAAAATACAGTAATGTGTTTGGTAATACTCCtttgattaattcattttaataatcaattgAACAGactttacaaacacacatttcaggtgtttttttgtgaaatttttACTTATTCTTTCATTTTACACGTTGCTTATTTATGGTTTATCTATGTGTGCGCAGGAAGTGATTGGAAAGTCTGTAAAACAGGCTGTCTTTTTGCCCCTGTACACCGTGCCAGAGAGGTATGATTTTATGTCTCTGTAAGTAATCTGTAATATTTTCAAATATTACTAAATTATTGtaattaaagttgtttttatttgatcttgTCCATTGTCTTTCCAGCTCTGAAAACACTCCACGACTTTTTGAACTTCCATCTTTGTAcgtaaaacacaaacatcataaTGGTTTGCACTGAGAGACGGGGGGTTTGTATGaatgatatttgttttttgtgctacAGGTGGAATGACAAGAAAGCCAAAATGCACTATGTTTTGTTCTGCATGCCAGAGGTTTCACCCAGCAAACTCTACCTATTACGCAAAGGAACAGACCCAAACAGGTTTGTGTGATTGTTGGTGTATGTGtgagtttctttgtgtgtttaagcTGTATTTGTAACCgtaattgttgttttcacacagacacatcccCAACAGCGTCATGTCCATTGACCTCAGCCACCATCTTGACAACACAGACGATGATAATGCTACAGCCCAGTAAGTCCCTCTCATGTCATTCCTAGTAATTAATTTTGTTGAATGAACATAAATGCAAGTGAAGGTATTTCTACCATAACTCAGCATAAATTTCTTTTCTAGACCTAATTATGTATACAGCTGCCTGGATGCCCGTTTCTATGACGATGAAATGCTAACTGTGGTCTTGCAAGGATCAGAAGAAGAGAACAGAAGGCGTGTCCTGGCTCAGCTTCCTCTAGCTTCAGCCCTGAGCTGTGAGACTGAATTCAATTGGGAGACTAacctgaggtgtgtgtgtgtgtattattagACACATCTACCTTTCATGATAATTATTTTCACTGGTATAAACCAGGCTGt
This window of the Pagrus major chromosome 11, Pma_NU_1.0 genome carries:
- the anapc4 gene encoding anaphase-promoting complex subunit 4 isoform X2, with protein sequence MPAFRQVGEKQLPNPVLCMAWSPKRDLIALANTTGELLLHRLASFQRVWSLPPSECTGKEITALAWRPDGKILAFSLGDTKQVVLCGVEKAEILHVFPMQHPVTCMHWMEVTEENSALSSFYNSEDESKLFLPKLPTLPKSYSTTSKIFSEEKSDEIMNLLGEVRLNVLVLGGDAGFVELYAYGMYKIATLTGVSGTCRSLSLSSDLKSLSVITEVRSADNNPEICYIQLDTGLLSDCLSEVTRMARKFTHISTLLQYLHLSLTCMCEAWEDILMQMDLRLTKFVQEKNTNTQVQDEFLELLLWGQSSPELQALLMNQLTVKGLKKLGQSIESSYSSIQKLVISHLQSGSEALLYHLSEVKGMCLWKQKFEPLGLDSAAIEGAITAVGSFSLKANELLQVIDKSMKNFKAFFRWLYVAMLRMCEEHVPPELNKMTQKDIAFVADFLSEHFSENEELFDRKGKYFNVERVGQYLKDEDEDLVSPPNTKGNQWLKFLQESTHLKESPLLFPSYPQKSLHFVKRMMESVIEQCLQKPAEVIGKSVKQAVFLPLYTVPESSENTPRLFELPSLWNDKKAKMHYVLFCMPEVSPSKLYLLRKGTDPNRHIPNSVMSIDLSHHLDNTDDDNATAQPNYVYSCLDARFYDDEMLTVVLQGSEEENRRRVLAQLPLASALSCETEFNWETNLRLDQQSGAIPCQELVLGNQWRELESMKAQFVAVNGIRKVACVLSANLRHIRVFEMDVEDEDDEGADSQNASADQDGLDTSMTSQGPGEDGVEAEDEGGEQKGAVFQKTEEHLESEEALELS
- the anapc4 gene encoding anaphase-promoting complex subunit 4 isoform X1, which codes for MPAFRQVGEKQLPNPVLCMAWSPKRDLIALANTTGELLLHRLASFQRVWSLPPSECTGKEITALAWRPDGKILAFSLGDTKQVVLCGVEKAEILHVFPMQHPVTCMHWMEVTEENSALSSFYNSEDESKLFLPKLPTLPKSYSTTSKIFSEEKSDEIMNLLGEVRLNVLVLGGDAGFVELYAYGMYKIATLTGVSGTCRSLSLSSDLKSLSVITEVRSADNNPEICYIQLDTGLLSDCLSEVTRMARKFTHISTLLQYLHLSLTCMCEAWEDILMQMDLRLTKFVQEKNTNTQVQDEFLELLLWGQSSPELQALLMNQLTVKGLKKLGQSIESSYSSIQKLVISHLQSGSEALLYHLSEVKGMCLWKQKFEPLGLDSAAIEGAITAVGSFSLKANELLQVIDKSMKNFKAFFRWLYVAMLRMCEEHVPPELNKMTQKDIAFVADFLSEHFSENEELFDRKGKYFNVERVGQYLKDEDEDLVSPPNTKGNQWLKFLQESTHLKESPLLFPSYPQKSLHFVKRMMESVIEQCLQKPAEVIGKSVKQAVFLPLYTVPERYDFMSLSENTPRLFELPSLWNDKKAKMHYVLFCMPEVSPSKLYLLRKGTDPNRHIPNSVMSIDLSHHLDNTDDDNATAQPNYVYSCLDARFYDDEMLTVVLQGSEEENRRRVLAQLPLASALSCETEFNWETNLRLDQQSGAIPCQELVLGNQWRELESMKAQFVAVNGIRKVACVLSANLRHIRVFEMDVEDEDDEGADSQNASADQDGLDTSMTSQGPGEDGVEAEDEGGEQKGAVFQKTEEHLESEEALELS